One part of the Rutidosis leptorrhynchoides isolate AG116_Rl617_1_P2 chromosome 1, CSIRO_AGI_Rlap_v1, whole genome shotgun sequence genome encodes these proteins:
- the LOC139876563 gene encoding dirigent protein 10-like — MHDILGGSNPSAKAVTGAVTNPAINGQVPFAKPNGANLPVNNGVPQDNGNNAILNNNNLPFLTGLGGTTSAVFQNNNNNNNNNNNNNNNNVFAAINGGNLPQGNALQQFMFGTLTVIDDELTEGHELGSGLIGKAQGFYVSSSIDGKSQTMAFTVMFMHGSYIDSLSFMGVHRSAVAESQLAVMGGTGKYVNAKGHAIVKTFQGTNQQNNDGTETLLQFTVYLAY; from the coding sequence ATGCATGATATTCTTGGTGGGTCCAACCCTTCGGCTAAAGCTGTCACTGGTGCCGTCACTAATCCTGCTATCAACGGTCAAGTACCATTCGCAAAACCAAACGGTGCTAACCTCCCGGTTAACAACGGTGTTCCACAAGACAACGGCAACAATGCGATCCTTAACAACAACAATCTCCCATTTCTAACCGGGCTAGGCGGTACAACTTCAGCTGTATTccaaaacaataacaataacaataacaataacaataacaacaacaataataacgtgTTTGCCGCCATTAATGGTGGAAACTTACCTCAAGGAAATGCGTTACAACAATTTATGTTCGGGACATTGACAGTGATTGATGACGAGTTAACCGAAGGACATGAGCTTGGGTCAGGGCTGATTGGAAAGGCACAAGGTTTTTATGTATCGAGTTCGATAGATGGGAAAAGTCAAACAATGGCATTTACTGTGATGTTTATGCATGGGAGTTACATTGATAGTTTGAGCTTTATGGGTGTTCATCGGAGCGCGGTGGCAGAGTCGCAGCTGGCGGTGATGGGTGGGACCGGGAAGTATGTGAATGCTAAGGGACATGCTATTGTCAAGACTTTTCAGGGTACAAACCAGCAGAACAATGATGGTACTGAGACATTGCTTCAATTTACAGTGTATCTTGCTTATTAG